The Brassica napus cultivar Da-Ae chromosome C7, Da-Ae, whole genome shotgun sequence genome has a segment encoding these proteins:
- the LOC106410120 gene encoding protein CHUP1, chloroplastic-like, with protein sequence MIVRVGFVVAASVAAVAVKQLNRKPSKPSKPSENGKGGNTEQAVSPNNDHNDKSVEEEEEEEVKLINSVINQTRESFSDYLDADIENLLSGEIEYPLPSDDNSLEKAEKERKYESEMAYNDSELERLRQLVKELEEREVKLEGELLEYYGLKEQESDIVELQRQLKIKTVEIDMLNITINSLQAERKKLQEEISQNGVVRKELEAARNKIKELQRQIQLDANQTKGQLLLLKQHVSSLQMKEEEAMNKDSEVERKLKAVQEMEVEVMELKRKNKELQHEKRELTIKLDSAEARISALSNMTESDKVAKVREEVNNLKHNNEDLLKQVEGLQLSRFSEVEELVYLRWVNACLRYELRNYQTPAGKISARDLSKNLSPKSQAKAKRLMLEYAGSERGQGDTDVESNFSQPSSPGSDDFDNASMDSSTSRFSSLSKKPGLIQKLKRWGGKSKDDSSVQSSPSRSFYGGSPGRLSVSMNKQRGPLESLMIRNAGESVAITTFGKVDQESPGTPETPNLPRIRTQQQASPGEPLNNVSASFQVMSKSVDNVLDEKYPAYKDRHKLAVEREKHIKHKADQARAERFGGNVALPPKLAQLKEKPVSVPSLTRTVTASDQSSDGNDGKASENAQAVAKMKLVDIEKRPPRVPRPPPRSAGGGKSTNVPSPRPPLPGGGPPPPPPPPGGGVGGPPPPPPPPGALGRGAGSGSKVHRAPELVEFYQSLMKREAKKDGSPSLISPGTGSSSEARSNMIGEIENRSTFLLAVKADVETQGDFVQSLATEVRAASFTDVEDLLAFVSWLDEELSFLADERAVLKHFDWPEGKADALREAAFEYQDLMKLEKQVTSFVDDPNLPCEPALKKMYKLLEKVEQSVYALLRTRDMAVSRYKEFGIPVDWLSDSGVVGKIKLSSVQLARKYMKRVAYELDSISGSDKDPNREFLLLQGVRFAFRVHQFAGGFDAESMKAFEELRSRAKTESGGDNTNNNEESVN encoded by the exons ATGATTGTGCGGGTAGGGTTTGTTGTTGCTGCTTCTGTTGCAGCTGTTGCTGTTAAGCAGCTCAACCGTAAACCTTCCAAACCGAGCAAACCATCAG AAAATGGCAAAGGAGGCAATACAGAACAGGCCGTGTCTCCCAACAACGATCACAATGATAAGAGT gtggaagaggaggaagaagaagaggtgaaaCTGATCAACAGCGTGATCAATCAGACTCGTGAAAGCTTCTCAGACTATTTAGATGCTGATATTGAAAATCTTTTATCCGGTGAGATCGAGTATCCATTACCTAGCGATGACAACAGCTTGGAGAAAGCAGAGAAAGAGAGGAAATACGAGAGCGAGATGGCCTACAACGACAGCGAGCTGGAGAGGCTGAGACAGCTAGTCAAAGAGCTAGAAGAAAGAGAAGTGAAGCTCGAAGGAGAGCTGCTCGAGTACTACGGACTCAAAGAGCAAGAATCTGACATCGTCGAGTTGCAAAGACAGCTCAAGATCAAGACCGTTGAGATCGATATGCTGAACATCACTATCAACTCTCTCCAAGCGGAGAGGAAGAAGCTTCAAGAAGAGATCTCGCAGAACGGTGTTGTGAGGAAAGAGCTTGAAGCTGCGAGAAACAAGATCAAGGAGTTGCAGAGGCAGATACAGCTCGACGCTAACCAGACGAAAGGACAGCTGCTTTTGCTTAAGCAGCATGTCTCTAGTCTTCAGATGAAAGAGGAAGAAGCGATGAATAAGGACAGTGAGGTTGAGAGGAAGCTGAAAGCTGTTCAGGAGATGGAAGTGGAAGTGATGGAACTCAAGAGGAAGAACAAAGAGCTTCAACATGAGAAGAGAGAGTTAACCATTAAACTTGATTCAGCAGAAGCAAGAATCTCAGCTCTTTCAAACATGACTGAG AGTGATAAAGTGGCGAAAGTAAGAGAAGAGGTTAACAACTTGAAGCATAACAATGAAGACTTGCTAAAACAAGTGGAAGGGCTTCAGCTGAGCAGGTTCAGTGAAGTTGAGGAACTGGTTTACCTCCGTTGGGTCAATGCATGTTTACGTTATGAGCTAAGAAACTACCAGACACCAGCTGGTAAAATTTCTGCTCGCGACTTAAGCAAGAACCTAAGCCCCAAGTCTCAAGCCAAGGCCAAACGGTTGATGCTAGAGTACGCTGGCTCAGAACGTGGCCAAGGAGACACCGATGTAGAGAGCAACTTCTCCCAGCCTTCGTCTCCCGGAAGCGACGATTTCGACAACGCGTCGATGGATAGTTCCACGAGTAGGTTTAGTAGCTTGAGCAAGAAACCGGGTCTGATTCAGAAGCTTAAGAGGTGGGGCGGTAAAAGTAAAGATGATTCAAGCGTTCAGTCGTCTCCTTCGAGGTCATTCTATGGTGGATCGCCTGGGAGACTTAGCGTGAGTATGAATAAACAGAGAGGTCCTTTGGAGTCTCTGATGATTAGAAACGCTGGTGAATCAGTAGCTATAACGACGTTTGGTAAAGTGGATCAAGAAAGTCCCGGTACACCTGAAACTCCGAATCTTCCGAGAATCAGAACGCAGCAACAAGCTTCACCGGGTGAGCCTTTGAATAACGTTTCGGCGTCGTTTCAAGTGATGTCTAAGTCGGTTGATAATGTTCTGGACGAGAAGTATCCTGCGTATAAAGATAGGCATAAGCTTGCGGTTGAGAGGGAGAAGCATATTAAGCATAAAGCAGATCAAGCGAGGGCTGAGAGGTTTGGAGGCAATGTGGCTTTGCCTCCTAAACTAGCTCAGCTCAAGGAGAAACCAGTTTCAGTTCCCTCCTTGACCAGGACGGTTACCGCAAGTGATCAGTCTAGCGACGGCAACGATGGTAAAGCCAGCGAAAACGCGCAAGCCGTGGCGAAAATGAAGCTTGTGGATATTGAGAAACGTCCTCCTAGGGTGCCTCGCCCGCCTCCTAGATCAGCTGGAGGTGGTAAAAGTACTAATGTGCCTTCCCCTAGACCTCCTTTGCCTGGTGGTGGTCCACCACCTCCCCCTCCTCCACCTGGTGGTGGCGTTGGTGGGCCTCCGCCGCCACCACCTCCTCCTGGAGCACTTGGAAGAGGAGCGGGAAGCGGGAGCAAAGTTCACAGAGCTCCTGAGCTTGTTGAGTTTTATCAGTCGTTGATGAAACGTGAAGCGAAGAAAGATGGTTCACCTTCTCTGATCTCTCCAGGAACTGGTAGCTCATCTGAAGCGAGGAGCAATATGATTGGTGAAATAGAGAATCGATCAACGTTCCTCTTAGCA GTGAAAGCGGATGTGGAAACACAAGGCGACTTTGTTCAGTCGTTAGCAACTGAAGTTAGAGCTGCTTCATTCACCGACGTAGAAGATCTCTTGGCTTTCGTTAGCTGGCTAGATGAAGAGCTCTCCTTCTTGGCTGATGAGAGAGCGGTTCTTAAACACTTTGACTGGCCAGAAGGCAAAGCTGATGCGTTAAGAGAAGCAGCTTTTGAGTATCAAGATCTCATGAAACTTGAGAAGCAAGTTACTTCCTTTGTCGATGATCCGAATCTTCCTTGTGAACCTGCGTTGAAGAAGATGTACAAATTGCTTGAGAA GGTTGAGCAAAGTGTATACGCGCTTTTACGTACAAGAGACATGGCGGTTTCACGATACAAAGAGTTTGGCATTCCAGTTGATTGGTTGTCTGATTCTGGCGTTGTTGGAAAG ATCAAGCTTTCATCGGTCCAGCTGGCGAGGAAGTACATGAAACGAGTAGCTTATGAGCTTGATTCAATCAGTGGATCTGATAAAGACCCTAACAGAGAGTTCTTGCTTCTCCAAGGTGTTCGTTTTGCTTTTAGAGTACATCAG TTTGCTGGAGGCTTTGATGCAGAAAGCATGAAAGCATTTGAAGAGCTTAGAAGCAGAGCCAAAACTGAATCTGGAGGAGACAATACTAATAACAATGAAGAATCTGTAAACTGA
- the LOC111213303 gene encoding piriformospora indica-insensitive protein 2-like has product MSWIHSVLFLFLVFRWCIAGESSSPEVTDDGAPMEISEREALYSTIQGFVGDSWNGSDLYPDPCGWTPIQGVSCDLYDDLWYVTELTLGLVHENSLACAASLEIKPQLFKLKHLKSLSFVKCFTSSLTISKEDWISLGSNLESLEFRSNPGLIGELPETFGSLTNLKSLVVLENGFNGKLPTRLCNLSSLKRLVLAGNLFTGTIPDCFNGFKNLLILDLSRNSFSGTLPSTIGEMVSLLKLDLSNNQLEGKLPQGIGFLKNLTLLDVRNNRISGGFSQNVEKIRSLTDLVLSGNPMDIDDMMGKWENMGSLVVLDLSKMGLRGDIPYGLTKLKRLRFLGLNDNELTGTVPSKELETLPYLGALYIHGNNLTGELRFSTKFYEKMGTRFKASKNPNLCQYDIVSESRSYVPPLGLKPCSKMKKTEGDLVILQTLRNLKKEDSSSSMSLMITRRVLSNGLTWDLLLELSLIVLLI; this is encoded by the exons ATGTCTTGGATTCACTCTGTTCTCTTCCTATTTCTTGTTTTCCGGTGGTGCATCGCCGGAGAATCATCGTCGCCGGAGGTAACTGATGACGGAGCTCCGATGGAGATATCAGAAAGGGAAGCTCTTTACTCAACGATTCAAGGGTTTGTTGGTGATTCTTGGAATGGCTCTGATCTTTATCCTGACCCTTGTGGTTGGACTCCTATTCAG GGTGTTTCTTGTGATCTCTATGATGACTTGTGGTATGTCACGGAGCTAACCCTAGGTCTTGTTCATGAAAACTCGCTTGCTTGCGCCGCAAGTTTGGAGATAAAGCCACAGCTATTCAAGCTCAAGCACTTGAAATCTCTCTCgttcgtcaaatgtttcacctcttcCTTAACAATATCCAAAGAAGATTGGATAAGCTTGGGAAGCAACTTAGAATCTCTCGAGTTTAGATCCAATCCCGGTTTGATTGGTGAACTTCCTGAAACATTTGGAAGTCTCACAAACCTAAAGTCTTTGGTGGTTCTTGAAAATGGGTTCAATGGGAAGTTACCGACCAGGCTTTGCAATCTATCGAGCTTAAAACGGTTGGTTCTTGCGGGAAACTTGTTCACCGGAACGATTCCAGATTGTTTCAATGGGTTTAAAAATCTATTGATCTTGGATTTGAGTAGAAACTCCTTCTCAGGGACATTGCCTTCAACTATTGGAGAGATGGTTTCGTTGCTTAAGCTTGACCTAAGCAATAACCAACTAGAAGGGAAGTTACCACAAGGAATTGGGTTTTTGAAGAATCTGACACTTTTGGATGTGAGGAACAACAGAATCTCTGGTGGGTTTTCTCAAAACGTTGAAAAGATTCGTTCCTTAACAGATCTGGTTTTATCAGGAAACCCAATGGATATTGATGACATGATGGGGAAGTGGGAGAATATGGGCAGCTTGGTGGTTTTGGATCTATCTAAGATGGGTTTAAGAGGTGACATTCCTTATGGTTTAACCAAGTTGAAAAGATTGAGGTTTCTTGGTCTGAACGACAACGAGTTAACCGGTACAGTCCCATCAAAAGAGTTGGAGACTTTGCCTTATCTTGGTGCTCTGTACATCCACGGAAACAATCTAACGGGAGAGCTTAGATTCTCAACAAAGTTCTATGAGAAGATGGGGACAAGATTTAAGGCTTCTAAGAATCCGAATCTTTGTCAGTACGATATCGTGTCAGAATCTCGTAGCTACGTGCCTCCACTTGGTCTTAAGCCTTGCAGCaagatgaagaaaacagaggGTGATTTGGTAATTCTACAAACGTTGAGAAACCTTAAGAAAGAGGATTCAAGTTCATCAATGTCTTTGATGATTACAAGACGTGTGTTGTCAAATGGGTTGACGTGGGATTTGCTTTTGGAGCTTTCTCTTATTGTATTAttgatataa
- the LOC106408126 gene encoding aspartyl protease family protein 2-like — protein sequence MLPLIVLCSLLSLLLLPPAYLAAVSDDEYLKLPLLRKSPLPSPTQALALDTRRLHFLSLRRKTIPFVKSPVSSGASSGSGQYFVDLRIGQPPQSLLLIADTGSDLVWVKCSACRNCSLHSPATAFFPRHSSTFSPTHCYDPTCRLVPKPNPAPKCNHTRLHSTCPYEYAYADGSLTSGLFATETTTLRTSSGREANLKSVAFGCGFRISGQSVSGTSFNGAHGVMGLGRGPISFASQLGRRFGNKFSYCLMDFTLSPPPTSYLTIGGVRSGAVSKLSFTPLLTNPLSPTFYYVRLKSISVNGAKLRIDPSVWEIDGSGNGGTVVDSGTTLSFLADPAYRLVVATMRRRIRLPNAAELTPGFDLCVNVSGVLKPEKMMPRLKFGFAGGAVFVPPPRNYFIETEEHIQCLAIQSVNPKVGFSVIGNLMQQGFLFEFDRDRSRLGFSRHGCASP from the coding sequence atgttACCTCTTATCGTCCTCTGCTCTTTACTCTCTCTACTCCTCCTCCCGCCGGCGTATCTCGCCGCCGTGAGTGATGACGAGTACCTGAAGCTTCCATTACTACGTAAATCTCCGTTACCTTCTCCGACGCAAGCTCTGGCTTTAGACACTCGCCGTCTCCATTTTCTATCTCTCCGCCGTAAGACCATCCCATTTGTCAAATCTCCGGTATCCTCCGGCGCTTCTTCCGGGTCGGGTCAATACTTCGTGGATCTCCGGATCGGCCAACCGCCTCAGTCGCTACTCCTGATCGCCGATACCGGAAGCGATCTCGTTTGGGTGAAATGCTCCGCTTGTCGAAACTGCTCTCTCCACTCTCCGGCCACCGCCTTCTTCCCTCGCCACTCCTCCACATTCTCTCCGACTCATTGCTATGACCCGACTTGTCGACTCGTACCCAAACCGAATCCGGCTCCGAAATGTAACCATACCCGGCTCCATTCCACGTGTCCGTACGAGTACGCTTACGCGGACGGTTCATTAACCTCCGGTCTATTCGCTACAGAAACGACGACGTTGAGGACTAGCTCCGGTAGGGAAGCAAATCTAAAGAGCGTCGCTTTCGGATGCGGATTTCGGATCTCGGGTCAAAGCGTATCGGGTACGAGTTTTAATGGAGCCCATGGAGTTATGGGCTTGGGCCGTGGGCCTATTTCTTTTGCTTCACAGTTGGGCCGTCGATTCGGTAACAAGTTTTCGTATTGCTTAATGGATTTCACTCTCTCTCCGCCTCCGACTAGTTACCTCACCATCGGAGGAGTTCGATCCGGCGCCGTTTCGAAGCTTTCCTTCACTCCGTTACTAACGAATCCGTTATCTCCGACGTTTTACTACGTTCGATTGAAATCGATTTCCGTCAACGGTGCGAAATTACGAATCGATCCTTCCGTTTGGGAAATCGACGGTTCAGGTAACGGCGGAACCGTCGTGGATTCCGGTACAACCCTCTCGTTTTTGGCTGATCCGGCGTATCGACTGGTAGTCGCGACTATGAGACGACGGATCAGGCTCCCGAATGCGGCGGAGCTGACTCCGGGATTCGATCTATGCGTTAACGTCTCCGGCGTTTTGAAGCCGGAAAAGATGATGCCGAGATTGAAATTCGGATTTGCAGGCGGTGCGGTGTTCGTTCCGCCGCCGAGGAATTATTTTATCGAGACGGAGGAACATATCCAGTGTCTGGCGATTCAATCGGTGAATCCGAAGGTGGGATTCTCGGTGATTGGGAATTTGATGCAGCAAGGGTTCTTGTTTGAATTTGATAGAGATAGGTCTCGGCTGGGTTTTTCTCGTCACGGTTGCGCTTCGCCGTGA